A window of the Microvirga terrae genome harbors these coding sequences:
- a CDS encoding branched-chain amino acid ABC transporter permease, with translation MSTSPASVLALPFDETRPRGGFLNAILSSDLPRSKVLSAILLAILLLLAATPFLFSGSQPLGTAAKICVFVVLVASYDLLLGYSGIVSFAHTMFFGIGGYGIAIALERLGPTWGSAAIGLVAALALSATLAVAIGLLSLRVRAIFFSMITLAVASAAAVLASQLSDVTGGEDGLSFQLPPALRPAFRLLSEPLFGTAVNGRLLAYYLVFFVSLAVFLVLLRIVNSPFGRVLQAIRENEFRAEALGYRVVAYRTAASVISALAATIAGALMALWLRYNGPDTTLSFSIMIDILLMVVIGGMGTLYGAVIGAALFVLAQSYLQVLMAAGSSALAGLPLLPNLVHPDRWLLWLGALFVISVYAFPGGIVGRLRQAGQ, from the coding sequence ATGAGCACGTCTCCCGCCTCCGTCCTCGCGCTTCCCTTCGACGAGACCCGCCCGCGCGGCGGCTTCCTGAACGCGATCCTGTCCTCGGACCTGCCGCGCTCCAAGGTGCTGAGCGCGATCCTGCTGGCGATCCTGCTGCTCCTCGCCGCGACCCCCTTCCTGTTCTCCGGCAGCCAGCCCCTGGGCACCGCCGCGAAGATCTGCGTGTTCGTCGTGCTGGTCGCGAGCTACGACCTTCTCCTCGGCTATTCCGGCATCGTGTCCTTCGCCCACACCATGTTCTTCGGCATAGGCGGCTACGGCATCGCGATCGCGCTCGAGCGCCTGGGCCCGACCTGGGGATCGGCCGCCATCGGCCTGGTCGCGGCGCTCGCGCTGTCTGCGACGCTCGCCGTCGCGATCGGCCTCCTGTCGCTGAGGGTGCGCGCCATCTTCTTCTCTATGATCACCCTGGCGGTGGCCTCGGCGGCGGCCGTGCTGGCGTCGCAACTGTCGGACGTGACCGGCGGCGAGGACGGATTGTCGTTCCAGCTGCCCCCGGCCCTGCGCCCCGCCTTCCGGCTCCTGTCGGAGCCCCTCTTCGGCACCGCCGTCAACGGGCGGCTCCTCGCCTATTACCTCGTCTTCTTCGTCTCGCTCGCCGTGTTCCTCGTCCTCCTGCGCATCGTGAACTCGCCCTTCGGACGGGTGCTGCAGGCGATCCGCGAGAACGAGTTCCGGGCCGAGGCCCTGGGGTACCGGGTCGTCGCCTACCGCACGGCCGCCTCGGTGATCTCGGCCCTCGCGGCGACGATTGCCGGCGCGCTGATGGCCCTGTGGCTGCGTTATAACGGACCCGACACCACCCTGTCGTTCTCGATCATGATCGACATCCTGCTCATGGTGGTGATCGGCGGCATGGGCACCCTCTACGGGGCAGTGATCGGCGCCGCCCTGTTCGTCCTGGCACAGAGCTACCTGCAGGTGCTGATGGCCGCCGGCAGCTCCGCCCTGGCGGGCCTTCCGCTCCTGCCGAACCTCGTCCATCCGGATCGCTGGCTCCTGTGGCTCGGGGCCCTGTTCGTGATTAGCGTCTACGCGTTTCCGGGCGGCATCGTCGGACGGCTGCGGCAAGCCGGGCAATAA
- a CDS encoding DMT family transporter, translating into MRHTGSSSAPKIRSGILVGIGLMLLGVFMFAMNDVMGKWLVATYSVGQVLLLRSVAALAVLLPVMRRQKVPFAIPPRPGLHAVRITLSTLEVACFYWAVTYLPLADVMTYYLAGPIYVAAFAAFWLGERIDKPRILAIGVGFVGVLIALRPSPATLSLPALIALAGSLFYSLLMITTRKLRETDDATLVFGQILGALIFGLVTAPLAWVTPGPVELAGLFLLGIVSMAAHVCVNRSLKIAPASVVAPYQYTLIVWAIVLGYLFFGDVVGFWTLVGAAVICGAGLALILLEREAARRGRVAKDIETPVLPEA; encoded by the coding sequence ATGAGGCATACCGGTTCGTCTTCCGCCCCAAAAATCCGCTCGGGCATCCTCGTCGGCATCGGCCTGATGCTGCTGGGCGTGTTCATGTTCGCCATGAACGACGTCATGGGGAAATGGCTCGTCGCCACCTATTCGGTCGGCCAGGTCCTGCTCCTGCGCAGCGTCGCGGCCCTGGCGGTCCTGCTGCCCGTCATGCGCCGGCAGAAGGTTCCCTTCGCCATCCCGCCGAGGCCTGGGCTGCACGCGGTGCGGATCACCCTCTCGACCCTCGAGGTCGCTTGCTTCTACTGGGCCGTCACCTATCTGCCGCTCGCCGACGTGATGACCTATTATCTGGCCGGGCCGATTTATGTGGCGGCCTTCGCGGCGTTCTGGCTCGGCGAGAGGATCGACAAGCCGCGCATCCTCGCCATCGGGGTCGGCTTCGTGGGCGTGCTGATCGCCCTGCGTCCGTCGCCCGCCACGCTGTCGCTGCCGGCCCTCATCGCGCTCGCCGGAAGCCTCTTCTATTCGCTCCTGATGATCACGACCCGCAAGCTGCGCGAGACCGACGACGCGACGCTCGTGTTCGGCCAGATTCTCGGTGCGCTCATCTTCGGCCTTGTCACCGCGCCCCTCGCCTGGGTGACGCCCGGGCCCGTCGAGCTGGCGGGTCTGTTCCTGCTCGGCATCGTGTCCATGGCGGCTCATGTCTGCGTGAACCGTTCGCTCAAGATCGCGCCGGCCTCCGTGGTCGCACCGTACCAATACACCCTCATCGTGTGGGCCATCGTGCTGGGCTACCTGTTCTTCGGCGACGTCGTGGGATTCTGGACCCTGGTCGGCGCCGCCGTCATCTGCGGCGCGGGTCTTGCCCTGATACTGCTCGAACGCGAGGCCGCGCGGCGCGGCCGCGTGGCGAAGGACATCGAGACGCCGGTGCTGCCGGAGGCGTGA
- a CDS encoding SMP-30/gluconolactonase/LRE family protein has protein sequence MFRDVAVVLDDRFQHLFKGSARLEKLYEGCRWAEGPAYFPAGRYLVWSDIPNDRMMRFDETSGSVSVFRHPAGYSNGNSVDRQGRLVTCEHGHRRVTRTEHDGSITVLASHHEGRRLNSPNDVVVKSDGSIWFTDPAYGIDSDYEGHKADSEVGACHVYRVDPHSGDLRVVADDFVRPNGIAFSPDETRLYVADTGATHVKDGPRHIRVFDVDADGNLTNGKVFATCTAGLFDGFRLDEAGRIWTSAGDGVHCYDPDGTLIGKILVPEGVANLVFGGPKRNRLYICATTSLYAIMLPVNGARTF, from the coding sequence ATGTTCAGAGACGTCGCCGTCGTCCTCGACGATCGCTTCCAGCACCTGTTCAAGGGATCGGCGCGTCTGGAGAAGCTCTACGAGGGCTGCCGCTGGGCGGAGGGCCCGGCCTATTTCCCGGCGGGCCGCTATCTGGTCTGGAGCGACATCCCCAACGACCGGATGATGCGCTTCGACGAGACCTCGGGCTCGGTCAGCGTCTTCCGCCATCCGGCAGGCTATTCCAACGGCAACAGTGTGGACCGTCAGGGCCGCCTCGTCACCTGCGAGCACGGCCACCGGCGGGTGACCCGCACGGAGCACGACGGTTCCATCACGGTGCTGGCGAGCCACCATGAAGGCAGGCGCCTCAACTCTCCCAACGACGTAGTGGTGAAATCCGACGGCTCGATCTGGTTCACGGATCCGGCCTACGGCATCGATTCCGACTATGAGGGCCACAAGGCGGACAGCGAGGTCGGCGCCTGCCACGTCTACCGGGTCGATCCGCATTCCGGCGACCTGCGTGTCGTGGCCGACGATTTCGTCCGCCCGAACGGGATCGCCTTCTCGCCCGACGAGACGCGCCTCTACGTGGCCGATACGGGCGCGACCCATGTCAAGGACGGCCCGCGCCATATCCGGGTCTTCGACGTCGATGCCGACGGCAATTTGACGAACGGGAAGGTCTTCGCCACCTGTACGGCGGGCCTGTTCGACGGCTTCCGGCTCGACGAGGCCGGGCGGATCTGGACCAGCGCCGGCGACGGGGTCCATTGCTACGACCCCGACGGCACGCTGATCGGCAAGATCCTGGTGCCGGAAGGGGTCGCCAACCTGGTGTTCGGCGGACCGAAACGCAACCGGCTCTACATCTGCGCCACCACGTCGCTCTACGCGATCATGCTGCCGGTGAACGGGGCCCGGACGTTCTAG
- a CDS encoding PaaI family thioesterase, which translates to MNDTAPKDPGGEARVRASFAAQGLMETLGASLVSVSPGLVEIALPASRAVSQQHGFVHAGAIASIADSAAGYAALTLMPPGAGVLTAEFKINLLAPGIGERIVARGRVVKAGRTLTLAQTDVFAVRDGTEKQIALLTATLMTVAGRDRVSD; encoded by the coding sequence ATGAACGATACGGCACCGAAAGATCCAGGCGGCGAGGCACGCGTCCGGGCGAGCTTTGCGGCTCAAGGCCTGATGGAAACCCTGGGCGCATCCCTGGTCAGCGTCTCGCCGGGCCTGGTGGAGATCGCCTTGCCGGCATCCCGGGCGGTGTCTCAGCAGCACGGCTTCGTCCACGCGGGAGCCATCGCGAGCATCGCGGATTCCGCTGCCGGCTATGCGGCCCTGACCCTGATGCCGCCCGGCGCGGGCGTCCTGACGGCCGAGTTCAAGATCAACCTCCTGGCGCCCGGGATCGGCGAGCGCATCGTCGCGCGGGGCCGGGTCGTCAAGGCGGGCCGGACGCTCACCCTGGCCCAGACCGACGTGTTCGCGGTCCGAGACGGGACGGAAAAGCAGATCGCCCTGCTCACCGCCACCCTCATGACGGTCGCGGGGCGCGACCGCGTGAGCGATTAG
- a CDS encoding ABC transporter ATP-binding protein, which produces MAEPLLQLAEVHTHIGPYHILHGVDFVVPAGGLTMLLGRNGAGKTTTLRTIMGLWQASSGSIRFDGRDITKAATPDIARSGIAYVPEAMGIFTDLTVRENIVLAARSGPVDRSRLDWILGLFPALKRFWNLPAGNLSGGQKQMLAIARAIAEPRRLLLIDEPTKGLAPVMVRSMIEAFKALKASGETILLVEQNFYAASALGDNVVVMDDGRIVHAGAMSDLVADADLQQRLLGLSLDAHQ; this is translated from the coding sequence GTGGCTGAGCCCCTTCTCCAGCTCGCCGAAGTGCACACGCATATCGGCCCCTACCACATCCTGCACGGTGTCGACTTCGTCGTCCCGGCCGGCGGGTTGACCATGCTGCTCGGCCGCAACGGCGCGGGCAAGACCACGACGCTGCGCACCATCATGGGCCTGTGGCAGGCCTCGTCGGGCAGCATCCGCTTCGACGGCCGCGACATCACGAAAGCCGCCACGCCGGATATCGCGCGCTCGGGCATCGCCTACGTGCCCGAGGCCATGGGCATCTTCACGGATCTGACCGTGCGCGAGAACATTGTGCTCGCGGCCCGCAGCGGGCCGGTCGACAGGAGCAGGCTCGACTGGATCCTCGGCCTCTTCCCCGCCCTCAAGCGCTTCTGGAACCTGCCGGCCGGCAACCTCTCCGGGGGCCAGAAGCAGATGCTCGCCATCGCGCGCGCCATCGCGGAACCGCGCCGCCTGCTCCTCATCGACGAGCCGACGAAAGGTCTCGCGCCCGTGATGGTGCGCTCCATGATCGAAGCCTTCAAGGCGCTGAAAGCGTCCGGCGAGACGATCCTGCTGGTGGAGCAGAACTTCTATGCCGCCTCGGCGCTCGGTGACAATGTGGTCGTGATGGACGACGGGCGCATCGTGCATGCCGGCGCCATGAGCGACCTCGTCGCGGACGCGGACCTGCAGCAGCGCCTGCTCGGCCTTTCCCTGGATGCGCACCAATGA
- the greA gene encoding transcription elongation factor GreA, which produces MSRAFVRETEGGEAFEDLPDRMISPHHLVTPSGLAQMDAEIESLHKRLAQAQSADDKAEVARLNRDLRYWSARRASSEVVPPPTDTAHVRFGARVTFEREDGRRQTYRIVGEDEADPAKGSLSYVSPLAQALMGKEIGDVVPIGQTTAEIVEIEL; this is translated from the coding sequence ATGAGCCGTGCCTTTGTTCGTGAAACCGAGGGTGGCGAAGCCTTCGAGGACCTTCCCGACCGGATGATCAGCCCGCATCATCTGGTGACGCCCTCGGGGCTGGCCCAGATGGATGCGGAAATCGAGTCCCTGCACAAGCGCCTCGCCCAGGCCCAGTCGGCCGACGACAAGGCCGAAGTGGCCCGTCTCAACCGCGACCTGCGCTACTGGTCGGCGCGGCGCGCCTCCTCCGAGGTGGTGCCGCCTCCGACCGACACGGCTCATGTGCGCTTCGGCGCCCGCGTCACCTTCGAACGGGAGGACGGACGGCGCCAGACCTACCGGATCGTCGGCGAGGACGAGGCCGACCCGGCCAAGGGCAGCCTGTCCTACGTGTCACCGCTGGCGCAGGCGCTCATGGGCAAGGAGATCGGCGACGTGGTGCCCATCGGGCAGACCACGGCGGAAATCGTCGAGATCGAGCTGTAG
- a CDS encoding ester cyclase, producing MTESDLSNAYRAYIACLNERDWPGLERFVHDDVVYNGRRIGLDGYRAMLERDVRDIPDLHFVIDLLVSDSPRIASRLRFDCTPKGEFLGVPVDGRRVTFAENVFYEFREGRIVQVWSVIDKAAVEAQIQGAR from the coding sequence GTGACCGAATCCGATCTTTCCAATGCTTACCGGGCCTACATCGCCTGCCTGAACGAGCGGGACTGGCCAGGGCTGGAGCGGTTCGTCCATGACGATGTCGTTTATAACGGCCGGCGGATCGGGCTCGACGGCTATCGCGCGATGCTGGAGAGGGACGTCCGCGACATCCCCGACCTTCATTTCGTCATCGACCTGCTGGTGTCGGATTCGCCGCGCATCGCAAGCCGCCTGCGCTTCGACTGCACCCCGAAGGGGGAGTTTCTCGGCGTTCCCGTCGATGGTAGGCGCGTCACCTTCGCGGAAAACGTCTTCTACGAGTTCCGGGAGGGCAGGATCGTGCAGGTCTGGTCGGTGATCGACAAGGCGGCCGTCGAGGCCCAGATTCAGGGCGCCCGCTGA
- a CDS encoding ABC transporter ATP-binding protein gives MIPSTTATPALETRGLTVRFGGHVAVNDVSCRFTPGTLTAIVGPNGAGKTTYFNLISGQLRATSGQVVVAGEDITRLPASARTRRGLGRAFQLTNLFPQLTALENVRLAVQSRADAGWSMFRVWNARRDLIDKAESVLERVRLADKRHVAPKALSHGDQRKLEVALLIAMEPKVFMFDEPTAGMSVDEVPTVLELIHDIKERGDATVLLVEHKMDVVRSLSDRIIVLHNGTLVADGEPAAVIASPVVQEAYLGVEAARG, from the coding sequence GTGATCCCATCCACGACAGCGACGCCCGCGCTCGAAACGCGCGGGCTGACCGTTCGCTTCGGCGGCCATGTAGCGGTCAACGACGTGTCGTGCCGGTTCACGCCGGGCACGCTCACAGCGATTGTCGGCCCCAACGGCGCCGGCAAGACGACCTACTTCAACCTGATCTCCGGGCAGCTCCGCGCCACGTCCGGACAGGTCGTCGTCGCGGGCGAGGACATCACGCGGCTGCCCGCCTCGGCGCGCACGCGGCGAGGCCTGGGTCGCGCGTTCCAGCTCACCAACCTGTTTCCGCAGCTCACGGCGCTCGAGAATGTCCGCCTCGCGGTGCAGAGCCGGGCGGACGCAGGCTGGTCGATGTTCAGGGTGTGGAACGCGCGCCGCGACCTGATCGACAAGGCGGAGAGCGTGCTGGAACGGGTGCGGCTCGCTGACAAGCGGCACGTGGCCCCGAAGGCCCTGTCGCACGGCGACCAGCGCAAGCTCGAGGTGGCGCTCCTGATCGCCATGGAGCCCAAGGTCTTCATGTTCGACGAGCCGACCGCCGGCATGAGCGTTGATGAGGTGCCGACCGTGCTCGAACTCATCCACGACATCAAGGAGCGCGGCGACGCCACAGTGCTTCTCGTGGAGCACAAGATGGACGTGGTGCGCTCGCTCTCCGACCGGATCATCGTGCTGCACAACGGCACCCTCGTGGCCGACGGCGAGCCCGCCGCGGTCATCGCCTCGCCGGTGGTGCAGGAGGCCTATCTCGGCGTGGAGGCCGCCCGTGGCTGA
- a CDS encoding universal stress protein, translated as MKSILVPIEDHGIVEPQLQAALHLGRLFDSYIEGIAITPDYPVVLPVDIAIGVPSPITPENRLEMARACRERFEAFMTTQQIARASAGLPGLSSGWRQDGLMEDAFLGAYGRVFDLVVVGRPDGSNGQTRLSTVEAALFETGRPVLIAPPNPPRTFAETAVIAWNRSTETARAVLGSMPLLKKARRIVVLELEDWGVPGPSGSELARHLRMHDLPAEAVTAADPSNRPGETILSEAGALGCDLLVKGAYTQSRLRQMFFGGATSHILSNTTIPVLMAH; from the coding sequence ATGAAGAGCATTCTCGTTCCGATCGAAGACCACGGCATCGTCGAGCCGCAGCTGCAGGCGGCCCTGCATCTCGGCCGCCTGTTCGACAGCTATATCGAGGGGATCGCCATCACCCCCGATTACCCGGTCGTCCTGCCGGTGGACATCGCCATCGGCGTGCCCTCCCCGATCACGCCGGAGAACCGCCTGGAAATGGCCCGCGCCTGCCGCGAGCGGTTCGAGGCTTTCATGACGACGCAGCAGATCGCGCGCGCCTCCGCGGGCCTGCCGGGCCTGAGCTCGGGTTGGCGGCAGGACGGCCTGATGGAGGACGCCTTCCTGGGCGCCTATGGCCGCGTGTTCGATCTCGTCGTGGTGGGCCGGCCGGACGGCTCGAACGGCCAGACCCGCCTGTCCACCGTGGAGGCGGCCCTGTTCGAGACGGGCCGCCCCGTTCTCATCGCGCCTCCCAACCCGCCCAGGACCTTCGCAGAGACCGCCGTGATTGCCTGGAACCGGAGCACGGAAACCGCCCGCGCCGTGCTGGGATCGATGCCCCTGCTCAAGAAGGCCCGGCGCATCGTCGTGCTCGAACTCGAGGATTGGGGCGTTCCCGGCCCGTCGGGATCGGAGCTCGCCCGGCATCTGAGGATGCACGATCTGCCCGCGGAAGCCGTCACGGCGGCGGATCCTTCGAACAGGCCCGGCGAGACCATCCTGTCCGAAGCCGGCGCTCTGGGCTGCGACCTGCTCGTGAAGGGCGCCTATACCCAGAGCCGTCTGAGGCAGATGTTCTTCGGCGGCGCCACCAGCCATATCCTGAGCAACACGACGATTCCCGTCCTGATGGCTCACTGA
- a CDS encoding substrate-binding domain-containing protein translates to MRLKLTLAAAAAGILFASAAFAQDIKIALIAGKTGPLEAYAKQTEAGFMMGLEYLTKGTMAVNGRKISVIVKDDQLKADLAKTLLEQAYNDDNVDLAVGTTSSAAALAMLPVAEENGKVLIVEPAVADAITGEKWNRFIFRTARNSTQDAYGAAAAVPASGDVSIATLAQDYAFGKDGVAALKNALAQIRPNAKVVFEEYAPQNATDFTASAQRIFDALKDKPGKKIINIIWAGQHPLPKIADLKPERFGIEIAPGGNILPAMQIYKNYPGMEGAVYYYYAFPKNAMNDWLVTEHQKRFNAPPDFFTAGGFAAASAAVTAIQKAGGTDPEKLIAAMEGMTFETPKGPMTFRKEDHQALQDMYHFKVKADGKDANDLLDLVGVIPADKMPIPVRNKR, encoded by the coding sequence ATGCGCCTGAAGCTTACACTTGCCGCCGCTGCGGCTGGCATTCTCTTTGCATCCGCGGCCTTCGCCCAGGACATCAAGATCGCCCTCATCGCGGGCAAGACCGGGCCGCTCGAGGCCTATGCCAAGCAGACCGAAGCCGGCTTCATGATGGGTCTCGAATATCTCACGAAAGGCACGATGGCGGTGAACGGCCGCAAGATCAGCGTCATCGTGAAGGACGACCAGCTCAAGGCCGATCTCGCCAAGACCCTGCTCGAACAGGCCTACAACGACGACAACGTCGACCTCGCGGTCGGCACCACGTCGTCGGCCGCGGCGCTCGCGATGCTGCCGGTGGCCGAGGAGAACGGCAAGGTGCTGATCGTGGAGCCAGCCGTGGCCGATGCGATCACGGGCGAGAAGTGGAACCGCTTCATCTTCCGCACCGCGCGCAACTCGACCCAGGATGCTTACGGGGCCGCGGCCGCCGTCCCGGCGAGCGGCGACGTCTCGATCGCGACGCTCGCGCAGGATTACGCCTTCGGCAAAGACGGGGTCGCGGCGCTCAAGAACGCGCTCGCACAGATCCGGCCGAACGCCAAGGTGGTGTTCGAGGAATATGCGCCGCAGAACGCAACGGACTTCACGGCCTCCGCCCAGCGCATCTTCGACGCGCTCAAGGACAAGCCCGGCAAGAAGATCATCAACATCATCTGGGCCGGCCAGCATCCCTTGCCCAAGATCGCCGACCTGAAGCCCGAGCGCTTCGGCATCGAGATCGCGCCCGGCGGCAACATCCTGCCGGCCATGCAGATCTACAAGAACTATCCCGGCATGGAAGGCGCCGTGTACTATTATTATGCCTTCCCGAAGAACGCCATGAACGACTGGCTCGTGACGGAGCACCAGAAGCGCTTCAACGCGCCGCCGGACTTCTTCACCGCGGGCGGCTTCGCGGCCGCGTCAGCGGCCGTCACGGCGATCCAGAAGGCGGGCGGCACCGATCCGGAGAAGCTGATCGCCGCCATGGAGGGCATGACCTTCGAGACGCCCAAGGGACCGATGACCTTTCGCAAGGAGGACCATCAGGCCCTGCAGGACATGTACCATTTCAAAGTCAAGGCCGACGGCAAGGACGCGAACGACCTGCTCGACCTCGTCGGCGTCATCCCGGCCGACAAGATGCCGATCCCGGTTCGCAACAAGCGCTGA
- a CDS encoding branched-chain amino acid ABC transporter permease yields the protein MSDMTADTAVELPRARTDWLPLLLVPALALLALPFVGSPSTWVTLTVAGLAMGMMIFLMASGLTLVFGLMDIINFGHGVFISLGAYATLLVLGPLAGWATADSVGLNLALLLLCILVAMAVTGVVGAVFERVIVRPVYGSHLKQILVTMGGLIVAEQLIHAIWGASPIPIPLPQSLRGAFVFGDIVMERYRVVAVAIGLLVFIAMQLLLNRTRLGLLIRAGVENPEMVEALGYRIRRLFVSVFVAGSALAGLGGVMWAFYRQTLTAGMGMEVMVLVFIVIIIGGLGSVGGCFVGSILVALVANYVGFIEPKLALISNILVMALVLIWRPQGLFPVARR from the coding sequence ATGAGCGACATGACCGCCGACACCGCCGTCGAGCTGCCGCGCGCCCGGACAGACTGGCTCCCGCTTCTTCTCGTTCCCGCCCTCGCTCTCCTGGCGCTGCCCTTCGTCGGCAGCCCCTCGACCTGGGTGACGCTCACCGTGGCGGGGCTCGCCATGGGCATGATGATCTTCCTCATGGCCTCGGGCCTCACCCTCGTGTTCGGCCTGATGGACATCATCAATTTCGGACACGGAGTGTTCATCTCGCTCGGCGCCTACGCGACGCTCCTCGTGCTCGGGCCGCTCGCCGGCTGGGCGACGGCGGATTCCGTCGGGCTCAATCTCGCGCTCCTTCTGCTCTGCATCCTCGTCGCCATGGCGGTGACGGGCGTGGTCGGGGCGGTGTTCGAGCGCGTCATCGTGCGTCCTGTCTATGGCAGCCACCTGAAGCAGATCCTCGTCACCATGGGCGGGCTGATCGTCGCCGAGCAGCTGATCCATGCCATCTGGGGCGCCTCGCCGATCCCGATCCCGCTGCCGCAATCCCTGCGCGGCGCCTTCGTGTTCGGCGACATCGTCATGGAGCGCTACCGCGTCGTGGCGGTCGCCATCGGGCTCCTGGTCTTCATCGCGATGCAGCTCCTGCTCAACCGCACCCGCCTCGGCCTGCTGATCCGGGCCGGCGTCGAGAACCCCGAGATGGTCGAGGCGCTCGGCTACCGGATCCGCCGCCTCTTCGTCAGCGTCTTCGTCGCCGGGTCGGCGCTGGCAGGCCTCGGCGGCGTCATGTGGGCCTTTTACCGCCAGACCCTCACCGCCGGCATGGGCATGGAGGTGATGGTGCTGGTCTTCATCGTCATCATCATCGGCGGACTCGGTTCCGTGGGCGGCTGCTTCGTCGGCTCGATCCTGGTCGCCCTGGTAGCCAATTACGTCGGCTTCATCGAGCCCAAGCTCGCCCTGATCTCCAACATCCTCGTCATGGCCCTGGTGCTGATCTGGCGTCCGCAGGGCCTGTTTCCGGTGGCCCGCCGATGA
- a CDS encoding YdcF family protein, with the protein MRKIAPLAAAALLTFSTSFAALAFDPGNTGRIKTLVDTGMQYYWSGGDVKKAEAEVFKGITLHGRYDVVEKAFAEASTLAPERLDFRFAVASSQILQKNLAGARATYEDILAKDPASFEAQAWLAALARIEGKADEAALTDQALAALDRARSDAYRQRFARAEAIMAERPNMDVPTISGRVMIVALGYALAKDGTAEKPLLDRLDVALKAANANPTARIMVTGGQPQAGVTEGDVMTKWLVERGVDRDRILIEDKSKDTVGNVLNVANLLKRHTADAVILVTSSSHMRRARTLLEDAFRQYGIDAPILPVVALDAPSLEEAAKVSKDERMVIYRDLMRVSGLWAYPGIQQ; encoded by the coding sequence ATGCGTAAGATCGCGCCCCTCGCGGCAGCCGCTCTCCTCACGTTCTCCACCTCGTTCGCAGCGCTCGCGTTCGACCCGGGCAACACGGGCCGCATCAAGACGCTCGTGGATACAGGGATGCAATATTACTGGTCGGGCGGGGACGTGAAGAAGGCCGAGGCGGAGGTCTTCAAGGGCATCACCCTGCACGGCCGCTACGACGTGGTGGAGAAGGCCTTCGCGGAGGCCTCCACCCTGGCGCCGGAGCGCCTCGATTTCCGATTCGCCGTCGCGTCGTCCCAGATCCTGCAGAAGAACCTGGCCGGCGCCCGCGCGACCTATGAGGACATCCTGGCCAAGGATCCGGCCTCCTTCGAGGCCCAGGCCTGGCTCGCGGCGCTCGCCCGCATCGAGGGCAAGGCCGACGAGGCCGCCCTGACGGATCAGGCGCTGGCGGCACTCGATCGGGCGCGATCGGACGCCTACCGCCAGCGCTTCGCCCGCGCGGAGGCCATCATGGCCGAGCGCCCTAACATGGACGTGCCGACGATTTCGGGCCGCGTGATGATCGTGGCCCTCGGCTATGCGCTGGCCAAGGACGGCACGGCGGAGAAGCCGCTCCTCGACCGTCTCGACGTGGCCCTGAAGGCCGCGAACGCGAATCCCACGGCCCGGATCATGGTCACCGGCGGCCAGCCTCAGGCGGGCGTCACCGAGGGCGACGTCATGACCAAGTGGCTGGTGGAAAGGGGCGTCGACCGGGACCGCATCCTGATCGAGGACAAGTCCAAGGACACGGTCGGCAACGTGCTCAACGTCGCCAATCTCCTGAAGCGCCACACGGCCGACGCGGTCATCCTGGTGACGAGTTCCAGCCACATGCGCCGGGCCCGCACGCTTCTGGAGGACGCCTTCCGGCAATACGGCATCGACGCGCCGATCCTGCCTGTCGTCGCTCTCGATGCGCCGTCCCTCGAGGAGGCGGCCAAGGTCTCGAAGGATGAGCGCATGGTGATCTACCGCGATCTCATGCGCGTTTCGGGCCTGTGGGCCTATCCGGGCATCCAGCAGTAG